The genomic window ATTGTGGAATCTGCACCGCAACTCACTAAAGTCTGCCCATCTGAACTAAAAGCCAGGGAATTCACCTCATCCACCAGCCCAGATATCACCCAAGGATACTCTGATAATGTATCTATTAATTCACCCTTGCTTAAATCCCAGAGCTTCGTCTCTCCCCGACTACCACTTGCCAATATGGGTAAAGCTTTGCCATTCTTACACGCAGAACTGAAAGCCAAGCAATTAATCCCTCTGTTGTGCCCTTGCAAAGTTTGCCAGCATTCCCAGTCACCGACTATACCCTTAAGGCAATGCTCTGATGGTAGAGTTTGTATTGTCTCTGCGATCGCTTTCTCATTAATTACTGGCGACGTGTCTTTTTTACCCATAAGTGATTCTAAATACCAACTCAATCCCCCCGCGTATAACAAATTACTCGGAGTGACATACAGTTTTGGTTCAGAAAATTCAAGTTCATTTGTATGTAAAAACCCTGTAATTATACTTTGTCTTTCGTCACCTAAATTACTTGTAGATGGATAAAACAAACATAGAAAAATTAATACTTGGTGATTTTTTAAATCTTCTTGAGTAACCGACCACCTAATTTTGTCTTTCTTAATACCATTAAAACTTTCTCCATCAGCAACGTAAACTTGAACACTTAGCTGAGGATGATCTTTGAGCGTATAAGGAAATTTACTTTCGCCACCCAAATTTCCCTCATCATCTAAAATCATGTTTTGCAAAGTATCTTGTGACACCTTTTTTACTAACTTGCCCAAGCGTTCAGTTATTACTCTGTCAACAATATGCTCCCGTAAAAGATAATCTTGGGCTTGTTGTTGGAAGTATTTGGGAAAAGGTATCGTCCAGTCGGGAGGTTCAGGATATTCTGGTGGCGTCGGCGGCGGATTTTTGGCGAGAACTTCTGCTTGTTGGCGAGAAAGTTCTTGGAGTCTAGCCAATGGCTCGCCCCAAAAGGCCATAACTTCAGTGTGACAACCTTTAACTTGACTTTCCAGCAAAGATAAGTCATAAGTTTTAGGTTTTTTCACACGTTGAAGGAAGTCAGTTTGTTGAGCTTTGAGTAAGCTAATCCAATCCATCTGCATTCCTGCGGCAAACTATTGCATACCTACGGTAAGCTATACAAATCCAATTACTCAAGTTTATAACCTTAGTTAATTAAAAATTCAGTAATATTAACAGTCTAATAAAACACAGCCATTAACAAATGTTTCCGTAAAAGAGATAGATGGATAGCACTTAGACATTTCATGAACTGATGCAACTGAAGTATATAGAATTAGATGATATCAGTCAATTCTAACGGAGATGGATAACGAGATACTGTTTCCCTAGAAACACTTCTAGCTGTAAAGGAAAGTTGAATTTGAGACGGATTTCAAAGATTGCAGTAACGTTAAGTCAGCAAATAGCTACATAAAAATAACCTAGGAACAACAATTCTCGGAAATATCATCTGAAATCGAAATAAATGGTGAAGATTGGCTAATTTTAACCTTTGCGTTTTGGTTGTCTGGGTGTAGTACTTACATCAGAGGAGTTGCCAAAAGTATCCTTTGCTTCGATCTGTTTAATTTTCATTTGCAAGTTCAAGTCATCACTGCTAACAATTGTTTCTAAATTCGCTAATCTTTGCTCTAACAGTTCTATTTGCTGTTGTTGCAAATAGTTAGTTTTTGATTTTTGCTCATCAGAACGCCAAACAGCAACTGTACCAACAGCTGCGCCACCAATAGCAACTAAAGGAAGAATAGCACCGCTTCTGGTAACTGCTGACAGTGGGATGCAAACTCCGAGAATGGCTACTGTAATTACCCAGATTCTTGTGGTGGCAGATAATCTGACATCTTGATATTGTTCTAGATTATGTTGAGATTTTTTAGCCATAAGTAAATCCATTGAAAAGTTATTTGCTAGATTGGCACAATTGTTTACTAAAAGACTTCCTACAATTGGGTTAAGTATAATTATTGTACTAATATTTTTAATTACCAATAGATAAACAGAATTCAACATTAGGACTTACGCAAAAAACCTCTCAAACTCTCATTCCTCAGTGTCGCGCCAGTTGCTTCTCCTAAGGGAGACGCGCAAGGGACAAGTCTCTTAACCGCAAGGGCGCACTGGCTTCTCTGTGTCTGGAGTGGTAGCCTGCGGCAAGCCCTCCGGGTTCAGCAGTCGCTTATGGGGGAAACCCCCAAGACCGCGCTGCTTCACCGCTTTGCGTCTACGTTCTTCCATGACCCGTGCGTAAGTCCTGAACATAAAATCCCAATCAGCGAAATGATTTTCCTAACTCCTATACAGACGCGATTAATCGCGTTTTTACTGCTGCCTTTTGCTTTCTATTTAGTTACTTCGTTATTTTAGATCATTAGATTTTGGTTGCGAGGAACAGTTGTAGACTGAGAGGAAGATTTCCTTAAAGTCATAGTCAAGAAGGTACAGATGACAGTTCGTGCTTTTTTTGAAGCTGCCAAAGTTGAAGGTTTCCAGTCACCTTACGATACCATTCACCTGAAAATTCTCTATCCAGCACAGATACACGATCAGTTAGAAAAAAGTACCGGAATTGAGCCAGCTAATCCAGAAAACGCACCTTTTCCAGTAGTGATTTTCTTCAATGGCTATAACTGTGATGCCCAACAATACCAATGGTTAGCGGTTAAATTGGCTGAACGTGGATTGGTAGTGGTTCTCTTTAATTGGATTACTGAAGGTCTATCAGGCGTAATTAGCCTCACACCTGGGATTGATTTTGAAAAGATGAAACCCACAATTTATCGTACTGCTCCCACAGCTTCGGCTTTGCCAGCACTTTTAGCTAAACTCGAACAGTTACAAAATCAGGGAATTTTAGCAGGAATGCTGGATTTACAACGGATCATTCTCGGTGGACACTCTGCGGGTGGTAGGGTATCTATGGAAAATGCTGACCCTCGGTTTTTCCCTGGAGTTGCTGCATCTTTTTCTTATGGTGCAAGTAGCACAGGATTTCCAATCATGGGGTATGAACCAGGAACCATCTTACCTTTACCAGATTCCCTACCACTTCTACTCATGGGAGGAACCCGTGATGGATTCATGGTTAACAGTAGTGAACTCTATGGTGTAAGTCCTGGGGATGCTACCACCCCAGTCATCCGTACATTCCAAGAAGCAATTGCTGGGGGACGAGATGACAGCTATGTAGTAATTTTAGAGGGAGCAAATCACTTTTCGATAGTTGATCAGCCAGACTCCACTACAGGTAGATCGTCTCTCGACTTAAAAGCTACTCAACCCCAAGAAAACTTGCATTTGCTAATGAGTGAAATTATTGGTCTGTTTATTGACACTTATGTTCGCAATCAACCAGAAGCATCTCAGTTGCTTGAGCAATTATTAAATACTGCCAATCCTCTGATAAAATCCTTTGAGCGTAAGTAGTTAGGCTGATTATGACAAGTGCATCTTATATTTTTCTGGCTGGAGCAAGTCGCGGTGTTGGTCGAGAAATTGCCCAATCCCTCACAGGACAACAGCTAAAGGTCAAAGCACTCCTGAGAACAGCAGCAGTTGCTGCTCAACTAGAAGGAATCGGTATTGAGGTACTTCTGGGAGATGCCTTGAATGTTGGCGATGTAGAACGGGCAATGCTGACAGATGAACCTATTGACACTGTTATCAGTACAATTGGCGGTTTACCATCAGATGTAGAAAGGCCAGATTACCCTGGTAATAGAAATCTGATCGATGCAGCAGTTAAAGCTGGGGTGCAAAAGTTTATTCTTGTGTCTTCCATAGGTGCTGGCAATAGTGTTGTTGCTGCGTCACCCCAAGTTTTAGAGGTACTGGGAAAAGTTTTAGCTGAGAAAGACAAAGCTGAACAACACTTAATTGCCAGTGGACTCACCTATACAATCATCCGTCCTGGTGGACTCAAGTCAGAAGCAGCAACGGGTAATGGCGTTTTGACTGAAGATCCGCAGATTATTGGTAGCATCAATCGTGCAGATGTCGCGCAGTTAGTTGGTCGCTGTTTAAATAGCCAACGCGCCAATAATAAAATTTTGTCAGCGGTAGACCGAAACATGCTGTTTGGGCAAAGAGAATTTGCAGAATTTAGTTTAGGTTAGTGCCCCTGGAGCTTCTTTTGAATGCCCAATGCCTTTTAGATCAACTTGTCAGGTGTAATGGGTAAATCACGGATGCGCTTACCTGTGGCATGGTAAACTGCATTGGCGATCGCAGCTGAAACACCTGTGATCGCAATTTCGCCTACACCTCTTACACCTGCTGGGTTGAAGTTGAGGTCAGGTTCGCCGACGAAGGCCACCTGAATGCGAGGAATATCTGCATGGGCTGGGAAGTGATAGGTAGCAAGGTCATAAACCACGGGGTAGCCAATGTTTGGATCAACTTGGCACTCCTCCATTAAAGCTTGCCCGATACCCATGATCACGCCACCACGGACTTGACTGGCTGCTGTCTTAGAGTTGATGACTCGCCCGATATCCATCACTGACACCCAGCGCGTCACCCGCAAACGTCCGATTTCTTCATCCACGCTAACTTCGCAAAAATGTGCGCCCCAAGATTGGAACGCCCATTTCTTGGTTTCATCGCCAGGAGCAGAGGATGCTGTGGCCTCAATTGCTGCTTGGCCGGACTGAGAAAGAGTTGCAAACGCCTCCTGTGCGGTCTTAGCATTAGCAGTTTTCAGAACTTGCTCACAAGCTGACATCACCGCCGGAACCAGAGATGCTGTCATCATGGAACCACCCGCCATGCCTCCATCTGGTAGCAAGGAGTCGCCTAACTCTACATGTATCTGTTCGACGGGTAGCCCCAATGCGTCTGCTGCTGTGGCTGCAACAACGGTATATGCGCCAGTGCCCATGTCATTCCCGGCAGTGAGAACATGGGCAGTACCATCTGGTAGCAGCCGTACCTTGACTGATGCTGCACCTCGCCTGCCAGGGTAGGTTGCTGCCGCCATCCCCCAACCAACGAGTTTCCCATCGGATGTCAAAGAACGGGGCTGTTTTGGTCTGTCTTTCCAGCCAAATTGCTCTGCACCCAAGAGCAAACAGTCAGCAAAATGTTTGGCTGAGAATGGCTGACCTTCGCGTTGGTGTTCTTTAGTTTCATTTTTCAGGCGCAGTTCTACCGGGTCAATTTTTAGCATCCAGGCTAATTCGTCCATCGCTGACTCCATCGCCCACATCCCAGGATTCTCTCCTGGCCCGCGCATGAATGTTGGTGTACCGATGTTCAGCACTGCTAGTTCCTGCTTCAGTTGCAAATTCGGCGCTGTGTACATAACTGGCGTGACCGCAGTACAGGGTTCTGTAAAGACATCCACTGGTGAGGTACAGGATTTAACCTCATGGGCGATCGCAGTTAAACTACCATCAGCAGTTGCTCCCAAGTGCATAGTTTGCTCGGTTTCGGAGCGGTGTCCGGCGTTCGCTGTCATTTGCCGTCGGGTGAGGACGACTCTGAGAGGACGCTGAAGTTCACGGGCAGCCGCAGCACAGAGAATACCGTGGGGCCAGGGAAAGGCTTTAGAGCCGAAAGCTCCACCCAAAAAAGGTGTGACGACATGAACCTGTTCAGTTGGGAGTCCAAAGAGTTCTGCATAGGTGCGCCCAGTTGCCAACACCCACTGAGACGGTTCGTAAACAGTGAGAGAATTTGCATCTTCCCAGTGGGCAATGATCGCATGGGGTTCCATCGCCGCGTGCAGTTCGATGGCTGTCTTGTAGGTGGCTGTAAGTTTCGTTGTTGCACTCGCCACCCCTGCCGCAAAATTCCCCTTTTCAAACTTTAGCTCTTGACCCATCTGCGGTGGTGCCTCCTTGAAGGTGGCTTTTGCAGCTTCCACGACTGGCTTTTGGCTTGTGTATTCCACCTTGACCAAATGCGCCGCATCACGCGCCCGCTCGAAGGTGTCTGCTACTACCAAACCGATAATTTGTCCTGCATAGTGAATTTTGTCATCCGACAACGGCAGACGAGCCTCGTAGATTTTCGAGGTCCTAAAGTCGTTGGCTGGCATAAACACTTTCGGCGAGTTTTTATGCGTGAAAACATCTATCACACCTATTGCCTTTTCTGCCACACTGGTGTCGATGTTTTTAATTTGCCCATTGGCAATGCTGGCGGTGACAAGATAACCGTGAACCAGACCTGGAATTTGATGTTCTGCGGCGTAGGTTGCCGTGCCCGTTACCTTTGCCCGTCCATCCTTACGGTTGATGGCAGTCCCAATTACTTTGTTCATACTACGCCTCCTCCTTTAGCTGACACCGTGAGGGCGCGACGAATTGCCCGCTTTGCCAAGTCAACTTTGAAACTGTTATGAGTTAATGGTTTAGCTTCTTGAAGTGCAATTTCTGCCGCCTGTTGAAACGTTGCAGTATTGGCACTCTTGCCGATCAAAAACTTTTCTGCTTCCTTTGAGCGCCAAGGTTTATGGGCTACACCACCCATTGCCAAGCGCACATTCTGAATCTGCTCACCCGCTAAGTCAACCGCAGCTGCCACAGAGACTAACGCAAAGGCATAGGAAGTGCGATCGCGTAACTTTAAGTAAACCCCTGATTTGGCAAACGGCACTGGGGGCAGAACCACAGAGGTAATCAACTCACCTGGCTCTAAGTTTGTATCTCGCTGGGGTGTGTTCCCTGGTAGTCGGTGAAAGTCTGTCAATGGTATCTGCCGCTTACCCTTGGGGCCTTCCACAACAACAACAGCATCCAGAGCCGCAAGAGGGACACACATATCTGAGGGTTGAACTGCCACGCATTGGTCACTGGCCCCAAGGATGGCGTGCATCCGGTTGATGCCCGTTGCTGCCGGACAGCCGCTTCCCGGTTGTCGTTTGTTGCAAGGGAAGGCGGTATCGTAGTAGTAGGGACAGCGAGTGCGTTGCAGTAGGTTGCCCCCTACGGTTGCCATATTGCGGATTTGCTGAGACGCACCAGAAAGAATCGCCCGGGACAGTATTGGATAATCGCGGCGAACATCAGGATGGTCTGCTACTGCTGTGTTAGTTACCAGCGCTCCAATGCTCAGACCACCCTCACTTGTGCGTTCAATGCGCTTCATCTCTAATCGAGAAATGTCGATAAGTTGCGATGGCTCATCTAGGAAAACCTTGAGACGGTCAACCAAATTCGTACCGCCCGCAATCAATATCGCATTTTGGTCATTTGTTGCCCGTTCAACCGCATCTTTCACAGAAGTGGCACGGGCGTAAGTGAAGTTGTTCATCTGAGCATCTCCTGGGGTTCATTGACCATCACTGCGGCAGGAGAGGGCGGTTTTTGTCCTATTACCTGCTGGACTGCTGCCACAATGCCGTTGTAAGCGCTACATCGACAGAGATTACCACTCAGTCGCTCCTTGATTTCAGCTTCAGAGAGTTCAGCCAACTGTGGGGGACTAGCCAAATCCGGTGTGACAACGCTGGCACAGCCACGTTTGACTTCATCAAGTAAGGCAACAGAAGCACAAATCTGCCCTGGGGTACAATAGCCGCACTGGAAGCCATCGTTGTCAATAAATGCTGCCTGCACTGGATGGAGAGTATCGCCCTTCGCCAGCCCTTCAATGGTGACGATCGCTTTGTCTTCCTGCATCACTGCCAGAGTCAGGCAGGAATAAACTCGCTCACCATCGATCAGAACAGTACAGGCCCCACACTGCCCATGATCGCATCCCTTTTTGCTGCCCACTAGCCCCAAGCGATCGCGCAGAGCATCTAAGAGTGTGACACGCGGCTCAAGGTCGAGGGTTTGCTGCTCACCGTTAACAGTAAGTTTCACGTTGATCTCACCTGGGTTACTTTGGCTAGCTTCCTTTGCTATAGTTGCCTGATTGAGTAATGAGGGAGCGGCTATAGCTGTTCCGGCAACAGTCAGTGCCTGTCCCAAAAAACCGGGTTGAGATGTTATTTCTGCCCTTTTTTTGTGTTCCATAATTCGTACTTCTAGATTGAATAATGCGGTAATTCTGAGAACTTAGGGATATGCATAGCTATTTAGTATTGTGTACATAAATTAAGGTCGAGTGCAGGTAAGAGTTTGGGGAAATAAGGAAAAAATCAGACAAAGTACGCTTCCCCAAATAGCTGGATCATCTTCTCAGCCGTGGATTTAGCATGATATTGCTGTTTGAGGGTGAATTCTCAGTTTTGGAGCGTCATTCATCAGTATTCTTGACGTGGCAAGAGAAATAAATCTGGCGTTGCAGAACAGTGGGATGAATTTGGGCAAGCAGGAGAGATCAGCCTTAGTTGCTGCTGCTAAATCATCCCGCAAATATGCAACGCCGTAAATCTCAATTTTAAGCACGCCAGCGGAGTATTTGACCCTTGACAGGATTCACAAATTCTCGTCCTTCAGCGACAGACCGAGCATACTCCCGCTTTAACTGGTAGTACCACTGCGCCTGCATATCTGAGTCTTTAATCAGCCGTAGCAC from Nostoc sp. UHCC 0926 includes these protein-coding regions:
- a CDS encoding WD40 repeat domain-containing protein, with amino-acid sequence MQMDWISLLKAQQTDFLQRVKKPKTYDLSLLESQVKGCHTEVMAFWGEPLARLQELSRQQAEVLAKNPPPTPPEYPEPPDWTIPFPKYFQQQAQDYLLREHIVDRVITERLGKLVKKVSQDTLQNMILDDEGNLGGESKFPYTLKDHPQLSVQVYVADGESFNGIKKDKIRWSVTQEDLKNHQVLIFLCLFYPSTSNLGDERQSIITGFLHTNELEFSEPKLYVTPSNLLYAGGLSWYLESLMGKKDTSPVINEKAIAETIQTLPSEHCLKGIVGDWECWQTLQGHNRGINCLAFSSACKNGKALPILASGSRGETKLWDLSKGELIDTLSEYPWVISGLVDEVNSLAFSSDGQTLVSCGADSTIKLWHVGALDLIDILHKHNGVVRCAAFTPDGRMLATGGDDRKILFWDLMQRQVAIALSLDDTAAHSLVLSRDGETLVTGSYRKIKVWRTSLLMGVKSLKDAQPLHTLMGHSHIVGSLAISADGMLVSGSWDQTIKVWQLETGELLHTLRGHRDRVYAIALSPDGQIIASGSADNTIKLWHLQTGELLGTFTGHTHIVTALAFTASGEMLVSGSLDKTIKIWQRN
- a CDS encoding FAD binding domain-containing protein → MNNFTYARATSVKDAVERATNDQNAILIAGGTNLVDRLKVFLDEPSQLIDISRLEMKRIERTSEGGLSIGALVTNTAVADHPDVRRDYPILSRAILSGASQQIRNMATVGGNLLQRTRCPYYYDTAFPCNKRQPGSGCPAATGINRMHAILGASDQCVAVQPSDMCVPLAALDAVVVVEGPKGKRQIPLTDFHRLPGNTPQRDTNLEPGELITSVVLPPVPFAKSGVYLKLRDRTSYAFALVSVAAAVDLAGEQIQNVRLAMGGVAHKPWRSKEAEKFLIGKSANTATFQQAAEIALQEAKPLTHNSFKVDLAKRAIRRALTVSAKGGGVV
- a CDS encoding SDR family oxidoreductase, giving the protein MTSASYIFLAGASRGVGREIAQSLTGQQLKVKALLRTAAVAAQLEGIGIEVLLGDALNVGDVERAMLTDEPIDTVISTIGGLPSDVERPDYPGNRNLIDAAVKAGVQKFILVSSIGAGNSVVAASPQVLEVLGKVLAEKDKAEQHLIASGLTYTIIRPGGLKSEAATGNGVLTEDPQIIGSINRADVAQLVGRCLNSQRANNKILSAVDRNMLFGQREFAEFSLG
- a CDS encoding xanthine dehydrogenase family protein molybdopterin-binding subunit, whose protein sequence is MNKVIGTAINRKDGRAKVTGTATYAAEHQIPGLVHGYLVTASIANGQIKNIDTSVAEKAIGVIDVFTHKNSPKVFMPANDFRTSKIYEARLPLSDDKIHYAGQIIGLVVADTFERARDAAHLVKVEYTSQKPVVEAAKATFKEAPPQMGQELKFEKGNFAAGVASATTKLTATYKTAIELHAAMEPHAIIAHWEDANSLTVYEPSQWVLATGRTYAELFGLPTEQVHVVTPFLGGAFGSKAFPWPHGILCAAAARELQRPLRVVLTRRQMTANAGHRSETEQTMHLGATADGSLTAIAHEVKSCTSPVDVFTEPCTAVTPVMYTAPNLQLKQELAVLNIGTPTFMRGPGENPGMWAMESAMDELAWMLKIDPVELRLKNETKEHQREGQPFSAKHFADCLLLGAEQFGWKDRPKQPRSLTSDGKLVGWGMAAATYPGRRGAASVKVRLLPDGTAHVLTAGNDMGTGAYTVVAATAADALGLPVEQIHVELGDSLLPDGGMAGGSMMTASLVPAVMSACEQVLKTANAKTAQEAFATLSQSGQAAIEATASSAPGDETKKWAFQSWGAHFCEVSVDEEIGRLRVTRWVSVMDIGRVINSKTAASQVRGGVIMGIGQALMEECQVDPNIGYPVVYDLATYHFPAHADIPRIQVAFVGEPDLNFNPAGVRGVGEIAITGVSAAIANAVYHATGKRIRDLPITPDKLI
- a CDS encoding alpha/beta hydrolase family protein, whose protein sequence is MTVRAFFEAAKVEGFQSPYDTIHLKILYPAQIHDQLEKSTGIEPANPENAPFPVVIFFNGYNCDAQQYQWLAVKLAERGLVVVLFNWITEGLSGVISLTPGIDFEKMKPTIYRTAPTASALPALLAKLEQLQNQGILAGMLDLQRIILGGHSAGGRVSMENADPRFFPGVAASFSYGASSTGFPIMGYEPGTILPLPDSLPLLLMGGTRDGFMVNSSELYGVSPGDATTPVIRTFQEAIAGGRDDSYVVILEGANHFSIVDQPDSTTGRSSLDLKATQPQENLHLLMSEIIGLFIDTYVRNQPEASQLLEQLLNTANPLIKSFERK
- a CDS encoding 2Fe-2S iron-sulfur cluster-binding protein, coding for MEHKKRAEITSQPGFLGQALTVAGTAIAAPSLLNQATIAKEASQSNPGEINVKLTVNGEQQTLDLEPRVTLLDALRDRLGLVGSKKGCDHGQCGACTVLIDGERVYSCLTLAVMQEDKAIVTIEGLAKGDTLHPVQAAFIDNDGFQCGYCTPGQICASVALLDEVKRGCASVVTPDLASPPQLAELSEAEIKERLSGNLCRCSAYNGIVAAVQQVIGQKPPSPAAVMVNEPQEMLR